From the genome of Spinacia oleracea cultivar Varoflay chromosome 2, BTI_SOV_V1, whole genome shotgun sequence, one region includes:
- the LOC110790568 gene encoding putative germin-like protein 2-1: protein MEKNNMNAIRLNTAGLWMVFAIIMSFISHFEVADASDPSPLQDFCVAVDDPYSAVIVNGRFCKNPKDVKIEDLVYKGFNIPGDTNNTQGAEATLVDVNRFSALNTLGVSMARIDFGPFGLNTIHSHPRSSEIFAVLEGTLYVGIVTTDYKLYDTVLRKGDMIVFPQGLIHFQLNLGKTNAFAIASFGSQNPGRINVVDGLFGTMPRILDDVLTKAFQVDDTLIERLRSQFSRQNLSINTTGRSILQLFAQTTNDCTN from the exons ATGGAGAAGAATAATATGAATGCAATCAGACTTAACACTGCAGGTTTGTGGATGGTGTTTGCAATAATAATGAGCTTTATTAGTCATTTTGAAGTTGCCGATGCATCTGATCCATCTCCTCTTCAGGATTTTTGTGTGGCTGTTGACGACCCTTATTCCGCAG TTATTGTGAATGGGAGGTTTTGCAAGAATCcaaaagatgtgaaaattgaaGATTTGGTGTACAAAGGGTTTAACATACCCGGAGACACAAACAACACACAAGGAGCAGAAGCCACACTAGTGGATGTGAATAGGTTCTCAGCACTTAACACACTTGGTGTATCAATGGCTCGCATAGACTTTGGCCCCTTTGGCCTAAACACCATTCATTCACATCCCCGTAGCTCAGAGATCTTCGCCGTACTAGAAGGAACTCTCTATGTAGGCATTGTTACCACAGATTACAAGCTCTATGACACGGTGTTGAGAAAGGGTGATATGATTGTTTTCCCACAAGGTCTAATCCATTTCCAACTTAATCTTGGGAAAACAAATGCTTTTGCTATTGCCTCTTTTGGAAGCCAAAATCCTGGACGTATTAACGTTGTTGATGGTTTGTTTGGAACTATGCCTCGGATTTTGGATGATGTTCTTACCAAGGCCTTTCAGGTGGATGACACACTGATTGAACGGCTCCGTTCCCAGTTTTCCAGGCAAAATTTATCAATCAACACTACCGGAAGATCAATTCTTCAGTTGTTCGCTCAAACTACAAATGATTGTACCAATTGA